CAGCGATAAGCTGCATGGAGAAATTATCAATGCAGGCACAGGTGAGGATATCACCGTCAATCAATTGGCCGAGCTGATTGCAGACGGGCAGGCACCAGTCCAGCATGTTCCCCATATCCACCCGCAGAGTGAGATCCAGAAGCTGTTATGCAATTATAACAAGGCAGAGAAGCAATTGTCCTGGACACCTAAGGTTACCATCCAGGAGGGCATCCGGCAGACAGAGCAATGGATTCTTGAGACCTTTCACCGAAAGGAGCCGAACCAATCATGAGTAAAAGCAAACTGGCCATTGACGGCGGGAAGCCTGTACGTGCGCACTACTTGCCGTATGGGAGACAGATGATCGATGACGAGGATATTGAGTCCGTGGTCAAGGTGCTGCAAAGTGATTATTTGACCAGCGGCCCGGCCATTGAGCAATTCGAAGCAGAGATCGCAGCGTTTACCGGGGCAAAATATGCGGTGGCCTTCTCCAGCGGAACTGCGGCCCTGCACGGGGCCTGTTATGCCGCCGGGATCGGCGAAGGGGATGAGGTGATTACGACTCCCATGACGTTTGCCGCTACTGCGAACTGTGTACTGTATCAGGGGGGCGTACCGGTATTCGCAGATATCGATCCGCGGACGTATAATCTTGATCCGCAGCGGATCAGGGAGAGAATTACGGCCCGAACGAAAGCGATTATTCCCGTCCATTTCACCGGCCAGCCGGCACAGCTTGATGAGATTCTGGAGATTGCAGGGGAGCATAATCTGATCGTGATTGAGGATGCGGCCCATGCGCTTGGTGCGAGATATAAGAATAGAAGTATTGGGGCTATCGGGGACATGACCATGTTCAGCTTCCATCCTGTAAAGCATATAACAACGGGAGAAGGCGGAATGATTACGACCAATAACCCGGTGTATTATGAGAAGCTGCTGCAGTTCCGCACCCACGGCATCACCAGGGATGAGCGCAAGTTAAGGGAGAACCACGGACCCTGGTATTATGAGATGCAATTCCTCGGGTACAACTACCGGATCACAGATATCCAGACCTCACTCGGCATCTCCCAGCTGCGCAGAATCGGGGGCTTCATCGAGAAGCGTAAGCAGCTTGCCGCCTTGTATCTGCAGGAGCTGAGCGGGACCAAGGAGCTTATTCTGCCGCATCAGCTTCCAGAGGCGGAGTCGAGCTGGCATCTGTTCATTGTCAGACTTCAGCTCGCAAGGCTGAAGGCC
The window above is part of the Paenibacillus sp. FSL H8-0048 genome. Proteins encoded here:
- the pseC gene encoding UDP-4-amino-4,6-dideoxy-N-acetyl-beta-L-altrosamine transaminase is translated as MSKSKLAIDGGKPVRAHYLPYGRQMIDDEDIESVVKVLQSDYLTSGPAIEQFEAEIAAFTGAKYAVAFSSGTAALHGACYAAGIGEGDEVITTPMTFAATANCVLYQGGVPVFADIDPRTYNLDPQRIRERITARTKAIIPVHFTGQPAQLDEILEIAGEHNLIVIEDAAHALGARYKNRSIGAIGDMTMFSFHPVKHITTGEGGMITTNNPVYYEKLLQFRTHGITRDERKLRENHGPWYYEMQFLGYNYRITDIQTSLGISQLRRIGGFIEKRKQLAALYLQELSGTKELILPHQLPEAESSWHLFIVRLQLARLKATRKTVFQALQKENIGVNVHYIPAYLHPYYESLGFRKGICPVAESCYEEFITLPLYAGMEAEDVMDVVAAVKKVIRHYSK